The following are encoded in a window of Cydia splendana chromosome 6, ilCydSple1.2, whole genome shotgun sequence genomic DNA:
- the LOC134791460 gene encoding putative inorganic phosphate cotransporter has product MLTGWRLALSKLFFIPQRYVFAIMALLAIANAYTMRVCLNMAITQMVRKTTAVEGDPHYDPNACPDPSTETVVSGNTTADTYLQSEAILFEWSEATQGLLLSAFYYGYVLTHIPGGMLAERYGGKWVLGLGLLSTAVCTFVTPVVTKMGGAPALFALRVIEGFGEGPTMPALMSMVSRWAPKNERARIGSIVFGGAQIGNIAGTFFSGIVLSDGVWDNVFYLFGGLGLIWFALWIVLCYSTPNTHPYISDKEKKYLNENVASLISTAEHELDPVPWKALLRSVPLWALIIAGVGHDWGYFTMVTDLPKYMTDVLKFNIKAAGVLSSVPYIAMWIAAFFFGLLCDFCVKRGYHSILNARKIYTTIAATGPGICMIMASYSGCDTTLAVFWFVAAMTLMGAYYSGMKINALDITPNYAGTTTAMVNGIAAISAIITPYLIGLLTPQSTLVQWRIAFWVCLAVLVITNIIYIIWAQGEAQWWDDVKKYGYPPNWKHGPLPTKKKDSEAPTSESKEKEKY; this is encoded by the exons ATGTTGACGGGTTGGAGGCTTGCCCTGTCAAAAT TATTTTTCATACCTCAGCGGTATGTGTTCGCAATCATGGCCCTGTTGGCGATCGCCAACGCTTACACGATGCGGGTGTGTCTCAACATGGCCATCACTCAGATGGTGAGAAAGACGACGGCGGTGGAGGGCGACCCGCATTACGACCCTAACGCGTGCCCGGACCCAAGCACGGAGACCGTCGTGTCAGGGAATACGACTGCGGACACATACCTTCAAAGCGAG GCAATTTTATTCGAATGGAGCGAAGCCACCCAAGGTTTGCTACTCAGCGCCTTCTATTACGGGTACGTCCTAACGCATATTCCGGGGGGTATGCTGGCGGAGCGGTACGGAGGCAAATGGGTTCTCGGCTTGGGTCTCCTCTCTACTGCAGTTTGCACATTCGTCACCCCTGTTGTGACTAAAATGGGAGGAGCACCGGCACTGTTCGCCTTGAGAGTTATTGAAGGGTTTGGTGAA GGTCCAACTATGCCTGCACTAATGTCAATGGTATCCCGCTGGGCTCCAAAGAATGAACGTGCGAGGATAGGTTCCATTGTGTTTGGAGGTGCTCAGATTGGAAACATTGCTGGAACGTTCTTCTCTGGAATAGTTTTAAGCGACGGGGTCTGGGACAACGTGTTTTACTTGTTCGGAGGTTTGGGGCTGATTTGGTTTGCTCTTTGG ATTGTCCTCTGCTACAGCACGCCTAACACTCACCCGTACATATCCGACAAGGAAAAGAAGTACTTAAACGAGAATGTAGCATCGCTGATCAGCACCGCTGAACACGAGTTAGACCCAGTACCTTGGAAGGCGCTGTTGCGCTCCGTGCCATTGTGGGCTTTAATTATTGCGGGA GTCGGACACGATTGGGGATACTTCACAATGGTCACCGATCTCCCCAAGTACATGACGGACGTTCTGAAGTTCAACATCAAGGCGGCTGGGGTGTTGTCTTCCGTGCCCTACATCGCTATGTGGATAGCCGCCTTCTTCTTCGGTCTGCTGTGTGACTTCTGTGTCAAACGCGGATATCACAGTATTCTTAATGCAAGAAAAATCTATACTACAATCG CTGCGACGGGCCCCGGTATTTGCATGATCATGGCTTCGTACTCCGGCTGCGATACTACGCTGGCCGTGTTCTGGTTCGTGGCAGCCATGACACTCATGGGCGCGTATTACAGCGGCATGAAGATCAACGCCTTGGACATCACGCCGAACTACGCTGGCACCACCACGGCCATGGTTAACGGCATAGCAGCCATATCTGCCATTATAACGCCGTATCTCATTGGCCTTTTGACTCCACAG TCGACCTTAGTGCAATGGCGGATAGCATTCTGGGTATGTCTCGCGGTGTTAGTGATCACCAACATCATATACATCATCTGGGCGCAAGGAGAAGCTCAGTGGTGGGACGATGTCAAAAAGTACGGCTATCCTCCCAACTGGAAACATGGACCTCTGCCCACCAAGAAGAAAGACAGTGAAGCGCCAACTAGTGAAAGTAAAGAAAAGGAGAAATATTGA